In Nocardioides sp., the following proteins share a genomic window:
- a CDS encoding single-stranded DNA-binding protein produces the protein MTAQVEEQVFDNAVSLRGRVAAAPEERDLPSGDRLITFRIVVPREPRSRRGRPGPSVDTFDCCAWSKASQRKVLTWQAGDVVQVHGRLRRRFFSTGAGKGSRVEVEMSQGKIIRRASA, from the coding sequence ATGACAGCACAGGTGGAAGAGCAGGTGTTCGACAATGCCGTGAGCCTGCGGGGTCGAGTGGCGGCAGCGCCCGAGGAACGGGATCTGCCCTCGGGAGATCGATTGATCACGTTCCGGATCGTGGTGCCTCGCGAGCCGCGCTCGCGGCGGGGGCGTCCGGGACCTTCGGTGGACACCTTCGATTGCTGCGCCTGGAGCAAGGCATCCCAACGCAAGGTGCTGACCTGGCAAGCCGGTGACGTCGTTCAGGTGCACGGGCGGTTGCGACGCCGGTTCTTTTCGACCGGGGCGGGGAAGGGCTCGAGAGTGGAGGTGGAGATGAGCCAGGGCAAGATCATTCGTCGAGCGAGCGCATAA
- a CDS encoding NAD kinase: protein MTVRGEDMLLGRTVLLLAHTGRDDARDAAARTLAALLGAGLTVRMTTDDAASLGVDGQVELTDSLDDAGQGCELALVIGGDGTILRAAEVTHASGTPLLGINLGHVGFLAEAEAEDLDSVVSAVIERRYEIEDRLTVDVTVWHDGEVVLRSFALNEASVEKAARERMLEVVVEIDDRPVSRWGCDGVVCATPTGSTAYNFSAGGPIVWPGVQALLMVPISAHALFARPMVVSPTSTLAIEVLSRTSASGVLWCDGRRAVDLPPGARIEVRRGATPVPLVRLHPAPFADRLVAKFDLPVQGWRGAAERRREQRRSAET from the coding sequence ATGACGGTGCGCGGAGAGGACATGCTGCTTGGCCGCACGGTGTTGCTGCTGGCGCATACCGGACGAGACGATGCGCGTGACGCGGCGGCTCGTACGCTCGCAGCTCTCCTCGGCGCGGGCCTGACCGTCCGGATGACGACCGACGACGCGGCCTCGCTTGGTGTCGACGGCCAGGTTGAACTCACCGACTCGCTAGACGATGCCGGTCAGGGATGCGAACTGGCCCTGGTCATCGGAGGCGATGGCACGATCCTTCGCGCGGCCGAAGTGACCCACGCCAGCGGCACCCCGTTGCTGGGTATCAACCTCGGCCATGTGGGTTTCCTTGCCGAAGCCGAAGCCGAGGATCTCGACAGCGTCGTCTCGGCAGTGATCGAGCGTCGCTACGAGATCGAGGATCGACTGACTGTCGACGTCACCGTCTGGCACGACGGCGAGGTCGTGCTGCGCAGCTTCGCCCTCAACGAGGCAAGCGTCGAGAAGGCGGCCCGTGAGCGGATGCTCGAGGTGGTCGTCGAGATCGATGACCGGCCGGTCTCACGCTGGGGTTGTGATGGCGTGGTGTGCGCGACGCCGACTGGGAGCACCGCCTACAACTTCTCCGCCGGCGGCCCGATCGTCTGGCCGGGAGTGCAGGCGCTGCTGATGGTCCCGATCAGCGCGCACGCGTTGTTCGCGCGGCCGATGGTGGTGTCGCCGACTTCTACGTTGGCGATCGAGGTGCTGTCGCGCACGTCTGCGTCCGGTGTGCTCTGGTGCGACGGACGGCGAGCCGTCGACCTGCCACCCGGGGCTCGGATCGAGGTCCGTCGCGGGGCGACCCCCGTACCGCTGGTGCGACTCCACCCGGCGCCCTTCGCGGACCGGTTGGTGGCCAAGTTCGACCTGCCTGTGCAGGGGTGGCGCGGTGCGGCCGAGCGCCGCCGAGAACAACGCAGGAGCGCGGAGACGTGA
- a CDS encoding CTP synthase → MKPSGSRAPAKHIFVTGGVASSLGKGLTASSLGNLLKARGIRVTMQKLDPYLNVDPGTMNPFQHGEVFVTNDGAETDLDIGHYERFLDRDLSGDANVTTGQVYSNVIARERRGDYLGDTVQVIPHITNEIKDRIIGMGGDDVDVVITEVGGTVGDIESLPFLEAARQVRHDIGRDNCFFIHVSLVPWIGPSQELKTKPTQHSVAALRSIGIQPDAIVCRSDRELPDGIKRKISLMCDVDEDAVVTAADAPSIYDIPKVLHREGLDAIVVRRLDLPWRDVDWTDWDDLLRRVHHPNEEVTVALVGKYIDLPDAYLSIAEALRAGGFAHEAKVHLRWVPSDECETPEGAARALADVDAVLVPGGFGIRGIEGKLGAFTHARTHLLPTLGICLGLQCMVIEYARNVAEVTGAGSTEFDPQTTEPVISTIEEQKQFVEGAGDLGGTMRLGLQKAQLIPGTVVHATYGSDVVEERHRHRYEFNDTYRDALERAGLVFSGTNPELGLVEFVELPADVHPYYVATQAHPELRSRPTRPHPLFAGLIGAAIERQRSERFPLDESGLRRTYDDEA, encoded by the coding sequence GTGAAGCCCTCCGGTAGCCGCGCTCCTGCCAAGCACATCTTCGTCACCGGGGGCGTCGCCTCCTCTCTCGGCAAGGGATTGACCGCGTCCTCTCTCGGCAACCTGCTCAAGGCACGCGGGATCCGGGTGACGATGCAGAAGTTGGATCCCTACCTGAACGTCGATCCCGGCACGATGAACCCGTTCCAGCACGGCGAGGTGTTCGTCACCAACGACGGCGCGGAGACCGACCTCGACATCGGCCACTACGAGCGGTTCCTCGACCGCGACCTGAGCGGCGACGCGAACGTGACGACTGGCCAGGTCTATTCCAACGTGATCGCGCGCGAGCGCCGGGGGGACTACCTCGGTGACACGGTGCAGGTCATCCCGCACATCACCAACGAGATCAAGGACCGCATCATCGGCATGGGCGGCGATGACGTCGACGTGGTCATTACCGAGGTCGGCGGCACGGTCGGCGACATCGAGTCGCTGCCGTTCCTGGAAGCAGCGCGCCAGGTGCGCCACGACATCGGGCGTGACAACTGCTTCTTCATCCACGTGTCGCTGGTGCCGTGGATCGGACCGTCGCAGGAGTTGAAGACCAAGCCCACCCAGCACTCGGTGGCTGCGTTGCGCTCGATCGGCATCCAGCCGGACGCGATCGTGTGTCGTTCAGACCGAGAACTCCCCGACGGGATCAAACGCAAGATCTCGTTGATGTGTGACGTCGACGAGGACGCGGTGGTGACGGCTGCCGATGCGCCTTCGATCTATGACATCCCCAAGGTGCTGCACCGCGAGGGGCTGGACGCGATCGTCGTACGCCGTCTCGACCTGCCCTGGCGCGACGTCGACTGGACCGACTGGGACGACCTGCTGCGCCGCGTACATCACCCCAACGAAGAGGTCACGGTCGCGCTGGTCGGCAAGTACATCGACCTGCCGGACGCGTACCTCTCGATCGCGGAAGCGTTGCGTGCGGGTGGATTCGCGCATGAGGCGAAGGTGCACCTGCGCTGGGTGCCGTCGGACGAATGTGAGACTCCTGAAGGCGCGGCACGGGCCTTGGCCGACGTCGACGCGGTGTTGGTGCCAGGCGGCTTCGGCATTCGCGGGATCGAGGGCAAACTCGGTGCCTTCACGCACGCGCGCACACATCTGCTGCCCACCCTGGGCATTTGTCTGGGTCTGCAGTGCATGGTGATCGAGTACGCCCGCAATGTCGCCGAGGTCACGGGCGCCGGTTCCACGGAGTTCGATCCGCAGACGACCGAGCCGGTGATCTCCACCATCGAGGAGCAGAAACAGTTCGTGGAGGGTGCTGGCGACCTCGGCGGCACCATGCGCCTGGGCCTGCAGAAGGCCCAACTCATCCCCGGCACGGTCGTGCATGCGACCTACGGCAGCGACGTGGTCGAGGAGCGACACCGTCACCGTTACGAGTTCAACGACACCTACCGCGACGCCCTGGAGCGGGCGGGCCTGGTCTTCTCCGGCACCAACCCGGAACTGGGGCTGGTCGAGTTCGTCGAGCTTCCTGCTGACGTCCACCCCTACTACGTCGCGACCCAGGCGCACCCGGAGTTGCGTTCGCGCCCGACTCGGCCGCATCCGCTATTCGCCGGGCTGATCGGTGCGGCCATCGAGCGTCAGCGCTCCGAGCGGTTCCCCCTCGATGAGTCGGGACTGCGCAGGACCTACGACGACGAGGCCTGA
- a CDS encoding TlyA family RNA methyltransferase: MGPRRLRLDAELVRRGLARSREHASELIGAGQVKVSGTVAHKPATGVTTDVAIVVTADPDRVEYVSRGGHKLQGALTAFGPRGLLIAGRRCLDAGASTGGFTDVLLRHGAGEVVAVDVGYGQLAWPLRADERVRVHDRTNIRDLTVELIGGPVDVVVGDLSFISLRLVLPALSRVTATEGDMALMVKPQFEVGKDRVGKGGVVRDPVLRAESVGEVVRTAGELGWGLQAVATSPLPGPSGNVEFFIWLRHAPPLVGDDEIRAEAERTATLSASGERLEP; this comes from the coding sequence TTGGGTCCCCGACGTTTGCGGCTGGATGCCGAGTTGGTACGCCGTGGTCTGGCGCGTTCGCGAGAGCACGCCAGCGAACTGATCGGTGCCGGACAGGTCAAGGTGTCCGGGACAGTGGCCCACAAGCCCGCGACCGGCGTCACGACAGATGTCGCCATCGTGGTCACGGCCGATCCGGACCGTGTCGAGTACGTCTCCCGGGGCGGACACAAACTCCAGGGAGCACTCACGGCCTTCGGGCCGCGCGGCTTGCTGATCGCTGGACGCAGATGCTTGGACGCGGGTGCCTCGACCGGCGGCTTCACTGATGTGCTGCTTCGGCACGGTGCCGGTGAGGTGGTCGCGGTGGATGTGGGCTACGGCCAGCTTGCCTGGCCGCTGCGCGCGGACGAGCGCGTTCGTGTCCACGACCGCACCAACATCCGCGACCTCACCGTGGAACTCATCGGCGGCCCGGTGGACGTCGTGGTCGGGGACCTGTCGTTCATTTCGCTTCGACTCGTGCTCCCCGCCCTGTCTCGGGTCACAGCGACCGAGGGTGACATGGCGTTGATGGTCAAGCCACAGTTCGAGGTCGGCAAGGATCGAGTGGGCAAAGGTGGAGTCGTACGCGATCCGGTGCTGCGCGCCGAGTCCGTCGGCGAAGTCGTCCGAACTGCCGGCGAACTGGGTTGGGGACTGCAAGCGGTGGCGACGAGTCCGTTGCCCGGGCCGTCCGGCAACGTCGAGTTCTTCATCTGGCTCAGGCACGCACCACCGCTGGTCGGTGACGATGAGATCCGGGCCGAAGCAGAGCGCACCGCCACACTGTCGGCGTCTGGTGAGAGGCTGGAGCCATGA
- a CDS encoding DUF1015 family protein produces the protein MESMATQTPPYLASPLTLLPFVGLTISPTKVGEHAAARATARPYRDVAARLLRWQAQGRILRDRSPAVYVHEYSGDGLTVRGLVGLIPLSRRARSHNERAVFPHEGVYQTQSEQLASRMAEMRINPAPILLVHQGRARLRGWMDEITKESPLHQFQDRAGQQHRVWAIRGESDLQALQRIIAKTQAIIADGHHRYTAYLRLQAEHPGTGWDFGLAMLVDQADTPLFLGAIHRVLHGVDLATLGDAVAGTPHRLEIRSRERALEVLSPDCVVVSDSRSWAILRLALLPGQIAVGVLHDELLSALAPAPTSVDYHHSVESALQGARRGRAVAVILPAPTFDQVRDAVTHDRLLPQKATSFQPKPSVGVLMRSLDE, from the coding sequence ATGGAGTCCATGGCGACGCAGACGCCGCCGTACCTGGCCTCTCCACTGACATTGCTGCCTTTTGTCGGCCTGACGATCTCTCCGACCAAGGTCGGCGAACATGCTGCCGCCCGCGCGACAGCCCGACCCTATCGTGACGTGGCTGCTCGCCTCCTGCGCTGGCAGGCCCAAGGACGCATCCTGCGCGACCGGTCGCCCGCCGTGTACGTGCACGAATACTCCGGTGACGGCCTTACCGTGCGGGGTCTGGTCGGCCTGATCCCACTGTCTCGGCGGGCACGTTCCCACAACGAACGCGCGGTCTTTCCCCACGAGGGCGTGTATCAGACTCAGTCGGAACAGCTGGCCAGCCGGATGGCTGAGATGCGGATCAACCCTGCGCCGATCCTACTGGTGCATCAGGGGCGCGCCCGTCTGCGCGGCTGGATGGACGAGATCACCAAGGAATCGCCGCTGCATCAGTTCCAAGATCGCGCCGGCCAGCAGCACCGCGTGTGGGCTATCCGCGGCGAGTCCGACCTCCAGGCGTTGCAGCGCATCATCGCCAAGACGCAGGCGATCATCGCGGACGGACACCACCGCTACACCGCGTATCTGCGCCTTCAGGCAGAGCACCCGGGTACCGGCTGGGATTTCGGACTGGCCATGCTGGTCGACCAGGCTGACACTCCCCTCTTCCTCGGAGCCATCCACCGGGTGCTGCACGGCGTGGATCTGGCCACGCTCGGCGATGCTGTCGCGGGCACTCCCCACCGCCTGGAGATCCGATCGCGCGAGCGGGCGCTTGAAGTGCTCAGCCCCGACTGCGTGGTTGTGAGCGATTCGAGGAGTTGGGCGATCCTCCGGCTCGCCCTGCTGCCAGGACAGATTGCGGTGGGAGTTCTCCACGACGAACTCCTGTCTGCTCTCGCGCCCGCACCCACCAGCGTCGACTACCACCACTCGGTAGAGTCCGCGCTCCAAGGCGCACGGCGCGGTCGAGCAGTGGCCGTCATCTTGCCGGCGCCGACCTTCGATCAGGTCCGCGATGCCGTCACCCATGATCGGTTGCTGCCGCAAAAGGCGACCTCGTTCCAGCCCAAGCCCAGCGTCGGTGTCCTTATGCGCTCGCTCGACGAATGA
- the recN gene encoding DNA repair protein RecN, whose amino-acid sequence MIEELRITDLGVIESSTLPLGPGLTVVSGETGAGKTMIVTALGLLLGGRADSGGVRTGARQARIEGIVAARSLALIRPGVEGLGGVVEDEGVLLARHVAAEGRSRAFVGGAAVPIAALAELTAPIVAVHGQSDQHRLVRPQAQLDALDHFGGVALQKTLGAYVETYDRLVAAEAELRELVDLARERAREADLLRFGLGEIAALAPESGEDVRLAQEESRLGHADTLRTHTEAAREALSSEREAPDALGAVAAARRVLEAVREHDAEVAGLAERLAEVSYLLSDLAADVASYAADVDVDPARLAAVSERRAGLTALQRKYGDTIEDVLRWSEDAARRLVTLDDSDTRIETLRAERAALRTQLGAAAGELSQLRTDAAADLAARVTEEINALAMPHARLALVVQQRDVTTDGLTVGSREVAFGRTGVDEIEFRLAANPGSEPRSLAKTASGGELSRVMLGLEVVLAGSGDVPTFVFDEVDAGVGGRAATEIGARLARLAKDAQVLVVTHLPQVAAFADRHVLIEKSSDGVVTTSGLTVLDEPGRVRELSRMLAGVEESDSAQAHAVELLEAAQSRSAR is encoded by the coding sequence GTGATCGAGGAACTCCGGATCACCGACCTCGGAGTGATCGAGTCGTCGACGCTGCCGCTGGGGCCCGGGCTGACCGTGGTTAGCGGTGAGACCGGCGCAGGCAAGACGATGATCGTCACGGCTCTGGGCCTGTTGTTGGGGGGCCGTGCGGACTCCGGCGGCGTACGCACCGGAGCGCGTCAGGCGCGGATCGAGGGGATCGTGGCGGCTCGTTCCCTGGCACTGATCCGACCAGGGGTCGAAGGACTGGGCGGAGTCGTGGAGGACGAGGGCGTCCTGCTCGCTCGCCATGTCGCGGCGGAAGGCCGCTCTCGTGCATTCGTGGGTGGTGCTGCGGTGCCGATCGCGGCCCTGGCTGAGCTCACTGCCCCCATCGTCGCCGTCCATGGTCAGTCCGATCAGCACCGGTTGGTGCGACCACAGGCCCAACTCGACGCTCTCGACCACTTCGGTGGGGTGGCGTTGCAGAAGACTCTCGGTGCCTACGTCGAGACGTACGACCGCCTCGTCGCTGCTGAGGCCGAGTTGCGTGAACTCGTGGACCTGGCCCGGGAGAGGGCACGCGAGGCCGATCTGCTGCGTTTCGGGCTCGGCGAGATCGCAGCGTTGGCGCCCGAGTCCGGGGAGGATGTCAGGCTCGCGCAGGAGGAGTCGCGACTGGGACACGCCGACACGCTGCGCACCCACACCGAAGCGGCCCGCGAAGCGCTGAGCAGCGAGCGCGAGGCCCCGGACGCGCTCGGCGCGGTGGCCGCGGCACGTCGGGTGTTGGAGGCCGTACGCGAGCATGATGCGGAGGTGGCCGGGCTAGCCGAGCGGCTGGCCGAGGTCTCTTATCTGCTCTCCGACCTGGCGGCCGACGTGGCCTCGTACGCCGCCGACGTCGACGTCGACCCGGCAAGGCTTGCCGCCGTGTCCGAGCGGCGCGCCGGACTCACCGCACTGCAACGCAAGTACGGCGACACCATCGAGGACGTGCTGCGTTGGAGCGAGGACGCCGCGCGCCGACTCGTCACACTCGACGACTCCGACACCCGGATCGAGACGCTGCGCGCCGAGCGGGCGGCATTGCGTACGCAGTTGGGCGCTGCGGCGGGGGAGTTGTCGCAGTTGCGGACCGACGCTGCGGCCGACCTGGCTGCCCGGGTCACAGAGGAGATCAACGCGCTGGCGATGCCGCACGCGCGGCTCGCCCTGGTCGTACAACAACGCGACGTGACGACAGACGGACTCACCGTGGGGTCACGCGAGGTCGCCTTCGGTCGGACAGGCGTCGACGAGATCGAGTTTCGTCTGGCCGCCAACCCCGGATCCGAGCCACGCTCCCTGGCCAAGACCGCATCCGGCGGCGAACTCTCCCGCGTGATGTTGGGACTCGAGGTCGTCTTGGCCGGCTCCGGTGACGTGCCGACGTTCGTCTTCGACGAGGTGGATGCCGGCGTGGGCGGACGAGCGGCGACCGAGATCGGTGCCCGGCTCGCGCGCTTGGCCAAGGACGCTCAGGTGCTGGTGGTCACCCACCTCCCTCAGGTCGCGGCCTTCGCGGATCGCCACGTGCTGATCGAGAAGTCCAGTGACGGTGTCGTCACCACCAGCGGGCTCACCGTGCTCGACGAGCCGGGACGCGTACGTGAACTCTCCCGGATGCTGGCCGGAGTCGAGGAGTCGGACAGCGCCCAGGCACACGCCGTCGAACTCCTGGAGGCCGCGCAATCGCGGTCGGCGCGCTGA
- a CDS encoding HAD-IIA family hydrolase encodes MSRVLKASEGPLIEGFDLVMFDLDGVVYVGDGPVAHAAEAIAEVRGGNTSVAYITNNASRPPADVVDKLERVGVVATPDEVVTSAQAVAHLLVNDFGTGSRVAVLGGSGLKEALSAEGLQVCGVQEDDVVAMVSGYGPDVSWGDIMHAAVRIREGLPYYASNADRTIPTAFGVAPGHGVLVDLLRKFGEAEAKIAGKPARPLFDETLERIASHRPLMVGDRLDTDIQGAVQAEIPSLLVLTGVTGITELLTAGPGERPTYLAVDLRGLLDSHPHVEREGEAFRVRGWSAQVTQGRLVVTGRGAADDWWRAAAEAGWAHLDASGEPAAFDGSVPT; translated from the coding sequence GTGAGTCGGGTGTTGAAGGCGAGCGAGGGTCCGCTGATCGAGGGCTTCGATCTGGTCATGTTCGACCTCGACGGCGTCGTCTATGTGGGTGATGGCCCGGTGGCCCACGCCGCCGAAGCAATCGCCGAGGTCCGCGGGGGGAACACCTCGGTGGCCTACATCACCAACAACGCGTCTCGTCCACCGGCCGATGTGGTCGACAAACTCGAGCGGGTGGGAGTGGTGGCGACCCCGGACGAGGTCGTCACGTCAGCGCAGGCGGTGGCCCACCTGTTGGTGAACGACTTCGGCACCGGGTCTCGAGTTGCCGTGCTCGGGGGGAGCGGTTTGAAGGAGGCGCTGTCGGCCGAGGGGTTACAGGTCTGCGGCGTCCAGGAAGACGACGTGGTCGCAATGGTGTCGGGCTACGGCCCGGACGTGTCCTGGGGCGACATCATGCACGCCGCCGTGCGCATCCGAGAGGGGCTGCCGTACTACGCCAGCAATGCCGATCGGACCATCCCGACAGCCTTCGGAGTCGCGCCCGGCCATGGGGTACTTGTCGATCTGTTGAGGAAGTTCGGTGAGGCAGAAGCCAAGATCGCCGGCAAGCCCGCCCGCCCGTTGTTCGACGAGACGCTGGAACGGATCGCGTCGCACCGACCGTTGATGGTGGGCGACCGTCTGGACACCGATATCCAAGGCGCCGTCCAGGCTGAGATTCCGTCGCTTCTCGTCCTCACTGGAGTCACGGGCATCACGGAACTGCTGACCGCCGGACCGGGCGAGCGTCCGACTTATCTGGCCGTCGACCTGCGCGGATTGCTCGACTCTCATCCTCACGTTGAGCGTGAGGGTGAGGCTTTCCGGGTCCGCGGATGGTCGGCACAGGTGACGCAGGGCCGCCTCGTCGTCACGGGTCGAGGCGCCGCTGACGACTGGTGGCGGGCTGCGGCCGAGGCCGGGTGGGCACACCTCGACGCGTCCGGCGAGCCGGCGGCCTTCGACGGTAGTGTGCCGACATGA